The genome window TAAAATAACGCAAAAAATTTGTCCCCAACGACACGGTCTAACGAGGAAGAGTGCTTCATGaattctcccttttttctttgcccGATGCGCGGcgcgctttttctctcttttctcctcgTGTGATATAAAGGACTCATCTCTACCAGTGGCGTTTTCGACTCCGCGCATATCCTGTACGCTCGAAAAACCTCGTCCACGTGTCTATAgatatagaaaataaaaaatgttagtgGTCGCTGGCTCCGGATTCAAAGGGTGTATTATTATTTGAACGGTTTAAGGAGGTTCACTACCTAAAAGAATTAACAGCGAGTTTTCGATGAAACTTGGTCTACCCATTATTTGTGTTGTAAAAGTCGCgtataccaattttcgtgATGATTTAAAGACTGTGGGCTGAGTTAtataataaatgaatttcggtaaATATCAGGCATCTAACATGGCGTCTTATGGCGCTCGTCACTACAAAGGGGTTTCAATGCCGAAATTTAAATAGAAATAACAGcgagtttttaataaaatttggtgtgGTAAGGgatgaataattaataaaaccgAATTAAAAAACTTCTGAGAAATTGGGTACCTACAGTGCGAGAAATtgttaaaatactgcaaaaatttaCCGAATTTCTCGTTTGGGCAGCTCTTGCAACTGACATGTGGCAACGCCGCAATCTCGGGTATTGGCGCGCCTTTTAAAACAGCAGTTTAAACACTCAAacgaaaacgaataaaaaaataactcttttataaatgttttattatttttataactaAACGTATAAGTAGGAATGTAGGAGCAAAATAAAAAGGTagaaacaaaatataaatgtaAAAACAATATCTCTTTTattgcatatatatttttctcttattatatatatatttttatatatcttTTCTGTCATGACTTACATTGTACTAAGTATGACTTTCATTAGTTattctttaaatttcaaaccTTCATATATAAactattactttttttcaaaataacaaaatatcgATGTACGAACAATGTTACCTTTTTTCTATCACATTATGTTTCGCAATTCGtattactttttaaaaatcagCAAATAACAAAAGAACATGATCACACAGATCAATATCACGTTTATATATCACATGTTTGGGATGACTAACATCGTACTAGTACGACTAAGTACGACTTagaaaatcgtaaattttttgaacgaTTTTGCGCGATTTCGTGACCCGCAAAATCCCGTTCTCATCTTCGCCCAAGAGATTGATCAgtccgaaaattttattttcgtcgtaGGCGCATTTAATCATCTCGAGTGTAATTCCAGCtgcaaccatttttttccgtgtgCCCAACGATGTACAGTCTTTTATCTTATCAAGTCTCATCATCTCCTTTGGCAATCGTCtgagaaaatcttttttttcaataacttttttccacgTTACGGCAGACTTGATCAATATCTCATCagaaacattcaattttttgataaCCGCTTCAAGCATGGCAACGTCAGCAGCGGCATTGTGGGCATCATTCGACTGGATGTTATAATATTTTGCCAATTCTGATAATTTATTTCCTCTTGCACTCGATCCAGGCATTCTTCTTGTTATTGCTAGTGTATCGCAAAACCCATGCACGACTGTTTCGAATTCATCTGTCATGTTCGTTTTTTCGATAGCAATTAACAATCTGGAGGAATCAAATTCACAATTATGTGCGGTTAAAACACATTTTCTTTCGAACTTTTGTAgaaaagcataaaattctTGCATGCCTGACGATAAAGGTAGTGTTGGAATTATCTGCCCACGATACTCGAGATGCTCGTTAACAATCCGCAATCCGTTAATGGCACTCGCCCGTTGATCAATTTTCTGTGTTGGTTGTATGTAGACGGAAAAAGACGAATTACCGCATGTTGCAGCTATCTGAAGAATGTCTGCGGTTTTAGCAAGACCTCCCGTTTCCAAGTCAAAAAAGATTACAACCTCAGAAGATTCTTTATCAATCGTGGAGGAATCTGATCGAGCATTGTGAGGTTTGAGAAGATCGATGTTCCTTTTATACGTTACTCCTTCTAAAGATTCGGTTTGGTGCCGTAACATAGTTTTCTGTTTTTTGAGAAACAGTCGACGTCTTTTAAATTGCGGAGTTATAGCGGACTGATACCTTCTTTTTGCCTTGGAGGTTTCATTATTTGCATAATGTTCAGTGTATTTCCCAGGAGACAACGATAGCTTCTCGGTAAGCTTCACGACATATTCCTccccgacatttttttttaggacTGCACATGCCAGCCTCATATCACCCGATTGTGACATGCCATACACGCGTGACTTAGGCGCCTTACTGACATGCATCGCATTAAAGCTTTCATTCGCATTGCTGGAAACACCAGCAGCGAAACTACTTGCTTTGCTTGCGAGTATGTCAAATAAATTTCGCAGGGATTCAAACAAACTCTCATCGTGGAAGCCGTCATTAATATTCGCGTGTCGATAAATCTCCGGATGTTCTTTAAAAGTACACCAATTCCCACAGTTGGTATGTCGATTGAAGCAATGGTACGGGATATTCCGTATTGCTCGGGCCATCTCCTGAATATTTCCTTGATTTTGAGATATGCAATATGAAAAACAGCGCTGTAGATATGTTATGGTGTCCACGGTCAGTTCCTTGTATTTTCCTTTCAGCCTGTACAATTCATTCACAACACCCTTGCTGGTGTGATTTTTATCACATTGTTTCACGACTTCGTGATTGCTCGATTTTCGAATTGCTGCAATAGCAGTACTGTCATTGTCAGCTACAATCAATCCAACttgtattttattctttttgaaAATCGGATTTCGCACGGTCATTTCAACCGCAGCCTTGGGCTCCATCCCTTTGGCTGTTCcagcacaattttttctgcAATCATGGTCCTGTTGGGAATGTCCCGCATCGCACTTCTTACATTTTCGGTTCTCCGCTATGTaagcgattatttttttgctgAATAGGCCAATGAGAACTGCGTTGCCACTCAGGCTGTCGTAGCTGCGACCGGTACCTCGAGTTGTCCATCCCATGTCGAATGATACGCAAATGCGAGTCGGCATATCGGGAGCATATTGCAGATTTCCTTCATCGAGCGGAGACGAGCCAGGGAAAACAAAACCAATCTTCAGATGAGACGGTCTAGAAATAAATCATGAATTTTGCGGACCTGATGAGGAAAATTAACTAGTGGAATTATGTCAAATTAATGGAGGCATTTATTTTTCCCACAATTATAACATACATATACATACTTATCAATACATGTAATGTGCTTTCTTCTTTTACAAAATATCTTAAATGACTGTCAAAAATGCTGCCAGTgaaaatgtaacaaaaaatacaagttGAATTTGTATAAATTCAGAATTCGATTGTGTCAAAATATTTGTAcataaatttttatacaaaacactttcatatttataaattcgatAGAACCGACAATCGTTATAGAATAATTGTACATTGGTGAATAACCAAATCGATGCACGATTCTCCAtcatttcaattcatttttaaggAACTGGTCTACTTTCGAGGgctaaaataaaagtaaatttttcagatttcttTTCTCAGCTCCTCTATCAGATATTACTGTAAAACTGTTATTACAAAGAAGAgaaatcttaaaaatttgCTTCTTTCTTTGGTCATCTAAAGTAGACGAGTAACTTAAATGATGCCGTATACTTACAACAATTCTTTAACCCTCTCATAATTCTCGAACGTCAAGCTCTTTTCTTGAAG of Venturia canescens isolate UGA chromosome 6, ASM1945775v1, whole genome shotgun sequence contains these proteins:
- the LOC122411804 gene encoding uncharacterized protein isoform X1, whose protein sequence is MPTRICVSFDMGWTTRGTGRSYDSLSGNAVLIGLFSKKIIAYIAENRKCKKCDAGHSQQDHDCRKNCAGTAKGMEPKAAVEMTVRNPIFKKNKIQVGLIVADNDSTAIAAIRKSSNHEVVKQCDKNHTSKGVVNELYRLKGKYKELTVDTITYLQRCFSYCISQNQGNIQEMARAIRNIPYHCFNRHTNCGNWCTFKEHPEIYRHANINDGFHDESLFESLRNLFDILASKASSFAAGVSSNANESFNAMHVSKAPKSRVYGMSQSGDMRLACAVLKKNVGEEYVVKLTEKLSLSPGKYTEHYANNETSKAKRRYQSAITPQFKRRRLFLKKQKTMLRHQTESLEGVTYKRNIDLLKPHNARSDSSTIDKESSEVVIFFDLETGGLAKTADILQIAATCGNSSFSVYIQPTQKIDQRASAINGLRIVNEHLEYRGQIIPTLPLSSGMQEFYAFLQKFERKCVLTAHNCEFDSSRLLIAIEKTNMTDEFETVVHGFCDTLAITRRMPGSSARGNKLSELAKYYNIQSNDAHNAAADVAMLEAVIKKLNVSDEILIKSAVTWKKVIEKKDFLRRLPKEMMRLDKIKDCTSLGTRKKMVAAGITLEMIKCAYDENKIFGLINLLGEDENGILRVTKSRKIVQKIYDFLSRT